One part of the Sorangiineae bacterium MSr11954 genome encodes these proteins:
- a CDS encoding ATP-binding cassette domain-containing protein, with product MKTVDTLRRALASIDRVGARWAFGYTLLHLTERVVLVGIALWFLRGSRIQTALLAGALGALVLVRAAVRAALMRHVEADLHGRVVDKLLEGNLLSASAVRDDDPEASLLDGIVSGSRLLGEIVPELAADLLATIGISVILLFVEPARLLYVGGLAMVFAGGGVLAAHRIARREEERSWSAYRPVIDGLVAAIGARLEIVANGVSDSFREERHAEVERWKRTTFRSFALVSLASRLPIGVAVVVVGTVVLFERSLHDELSATIFAHAALFGASLPAIASLGRNLLEVTRQGVHFATLASLLEAPSLPSGTGQYAVTLPASIAWQNVSVRYAGSPRNAVADISMTWEPGTVLILRGPNGSGKSTLLRSLLAVMLPAEGSLRCADRRLDETDLHEWRRSIAYLAQRPFLPSRGNVREAFAIVAPEADEETVERALQRVGLLDVLRGRMPDTPLAADVGALSVGERQRLALARVLANEKPLVLLDEPDANLDRAGVELLADIVRELVRDGSMVAIAAHTDEIVALGDHVVTLERGRIV from the coding sequence CGCTCGCTTCGATCGATCGAGTCGGCGCCCGATGGGCCTTCGGTTATACGCTTCTTCATTTGACCGAGCGCGTTGTCCTGGTGGGCATCGCGCTTTGGTTTTTGCGTGGAAGTCGTATCCAAACGGCGCTCTTGGCGGGGGCGCTGGGGGCGCTGGTGTTGGTGCGGGCGGCGGTGCGCGCAGCGTTGATGCGCCACGTCGAGGCCGATCTCCATGGCCGGGTCGTCGACAAGCTCCTGGAAGGTAACCTGCTGTCGGCGAGTGCCGTGCGGGATGATGATCCCGAGGCATCACTCCTCGACGGCATCGTGAGCGGCTCGCGGTTGCTGGGTGAGATCGTTCCCGAGCTGGCGGCGGATCTGCTCGCGACCATCGGTATCTCCGTGATTCTCTTGTTCGTCGAGCCGGCACGGCTTCTGTACGTCGGCGGTCTGGCCATGGTCTTCGCGGGTGGGGGAGTCCTCGCCGCCCATCGCATCGCACGGCGTGAGGAGGAGCGCTCTTGGTCCGCGTATCGTCCCGTGATCGACGGGCTCGTGGCGGCAATTGGAGCGCGTCTCGAGATCGTGGCCAACGGTGTATCGGATTCGTTTCGCGAGGAACGGCACGCCGAGGTCGAGCGCTGGAAGCGAACGACGTTTCGCTCGTTCGCGCTGGTGTCTTTGGCGTCGCGGTTGCCCATTGGGGTGGCGGTCGTGGTGGTGGGGACCGTCGTCCTGTTCGAGCGTTCGTTGCACGACGAGCTATCTGCGACGATCTTTGCTCACGCCGCGCTGTTTGGTGCTTCCCTTCCGGCGATCGCCAGCCTCGGGCGCAATTTGTTGGAGGTGACGCGTCAAGGTGTGCACTTCGCGACGCTCGCCTCGCTGCTTGAAGCGCCCTCGCTTCCATCTGGAACCGGGCAATACGCGGTAACGCTTCCCGCGAGCATTGCATGGCAGAACGTGTCGGTTCGTTATGCCGGATCGCCGCGGAACGCTGTCGCGGATATCTCGATGACCTGGGAGCCGGGGACCGTGTTGATTCTCCGCGGGCCGAACGGTTCGGGAAAGTCGACGCTGCTGCGTAGCTTGCTCGCGGTCATGTTGCCCGCGGAGGGGAGCCTTCGATGCGCGGATCGCCGTTTGGATGAAACGGATCTGCACGAGTGGCGGAGGTCGATCGCTTACTTGGCGCAGCGGCCGTTTCTTCCGTCACGAGGAAATGTGCGAGAGGCCTTTGCCATCGTGGCCCCGGAGGCGGACGAGGAGACCGTCGAGCGTGCGTTGCAGCGCGTGGGGCTCCTCGATGTGCTGCGAGGTCGTATGCCCGACACTCCACTCGCCGCAGACGTCGGCGCGCTCTCGGTTGGCGAGCGGCAGCGGCTCGCCTTGGCGCGCGTGCTCGCGAACGAGAAGCCGCTCGTTCTGCTCGACGAGCCCGATGCGAACCTGGATCGCGCGGGCGTCGAGCTTCTCGCGGATATCGTTCGGGAGCTCGTACGCGACGGAAGTATGGTCGCCATTGCGGCGCACACGGACGAGATTGTCGCGCTGGGCGACCACGTCGTGACGCTCGAGCGTGGTCGCATCGTTTGA
- the secG gene encoding preprotein translocase subunit SecG: MQSSIIETLLQIVHVFVCLVLMFVVLLQQGRGGGMGAAFGGGAAAQVFGGRGAGNILTRATSICAAIFMITSVSLAYLSSSGDRSIRAKVQAEEKKRAEKGTARPKENKPKDAPPAGDNPGATDKAPEAPAPASSSGGK, from the coding sequence ATGCAATCGTCGATTATCGAGACACTTCTCCAAATTGTGCACGTGTTCGTGTGCCTGGTGCTCATGTTCGTCGTGCTGCTCCAACAGGGGCGCGGAGGCGGAATGGGGGCGGCGTTCGGCGGCGGCGCCGCTGCCCAAGTCTTCGGCGGTCGTGGGGCGGGTAATATTTTGACCCGCGCAACATCCATCTGCGCAGCGATCTTCATGATTACCAGCGTTTCGCTGGCATACCTGTCGTCCTCGGGCGACCGCTCGATCCGCGCGAAGGTGCAGGCGGAAGAGAAGAAGCGCGCCGAGAAGGGCACGGCGCGTCCGAAGGAGAACAAGCCGAAGGACGCGCCACCCGCGGGCGACAACCCCGGCGCGACGGACAAAGCGCCGGAAGCGCCGGCTCCTGCATCGTCGTCGGGCGGGAAGTAG
- the tpiA gene encoding triose-phosphate isomerase, translated as MRPGLRPLIAGNWKMFHGGGTGLALAIDCTQIAQRVPHVDLVIAPPYTVLAACSHECEGKRVALAAQNIHSKDKGAFTGEVSGPMLVESGCTWAIIGHSERRQLFGETDASVAEKTAAALQFGLLPIVCVGETLAEREAGETLAVVGRQVRAFLDIILAGAGTDKAVAIAYEPVWAIGTGKNAGPAEAEEVHAAIRKWLTEKSAELAKRTRILYGGSVKPDNAKALLAEPNVDGALIGGASLDATSFGAIAEAAETLAR; from the coding sequence GTGAGACCGGGACTTCGCCCCCTCATCGCAGGCAACTGGAAGATGTTCCACGGCGGGGGCACCGGCCTTGCGCTCGCGATCGACTGCACGCAAATCGCGCAGCGGGTCCCGCACGTGGATCTGGTGATTGCCCCTCCGTACACCGTGCTGGCCGCGTGCTCGCACGAGTGCGAGGGCAAACGGGTGGCCCTGGCGGCGCAGAACATCCACTCCAAGGACAAAGGCGCCTTCACCGGTGAGGTGAGCGGGCCGATGCTCGTGGAGAGCGGCTGCACGTGGGCGATCATCGGCCACAGCGAGCGGCGCCAGCTCTTCGGCGAAACCGACGCCTCCGTCGCGGAGAAGACCGCGGCGGCGCTTCAATTCGGGCTGCTCCCCATCGTCTGCGTCGGCGAGACCTTGGCGGAGCGGGAGGCTGGCGAAACGTTGGCGGTGGTGGGCCGTCAGGTCCGCGCCTTCCTCGACATCATTCTTGCGGGCGCCGGCACGGACAAGGCGGTCGCCATCGCCTACGAGCCGGTTTGGGCGATTGGAACCGGCAAGAACGCGGGCCCGGCCGAGGCGGAAGAGGTCCACGCCGCCATTCGCAAATGGCTCACCGAAAAATCGGCTGAGCTAGCCAAGCGAACCCGTATTCTCTACGGCGGCTCGGTCAAACCGGACAACGCCAAGGCGCTCCTGGCCGAACCCAATGTCGACGGCGCGCTGATCGGCGGCGCGAGCTTGGACGCCACCTCATTCGGTGCTATCGCGGAGGCGGCCGAAACCCTCGCACGGTAA
- a CDS encoding phosphoglycerate kinase codes for MEGYLEGIRPIRDLEIENKRVFIRVDFNVPLDENGAITDDSRIREALPTIKHALERGARVILASHLGRPKPGKMTDAELKKLSLEPCGSHLAGLLGTEVMMPEDCVGDAAKKVVYDLRAGQVCLLENLRFHAEEEKNDEAFARELAEHAEVYVDDAFGAVHRAHASVHGMAKTFRDRGCGFLLEKEILALGKLVTAPDKPYVAVLGGAKVSDKIAVLEALLQKVDALLIGGAMANTFLAAKGLNLQASKIETDKLPLARTILEKARELKVDVVLPTDVVVAGSLGASSGQVVNAGAVPEGTMALDIGPSSLRDFTQRFVKAKTVFWNGPMGLFEKEPFAAGTFGVARALAESSAFTVVGGGDSAAAVYAAGDAVAKKMGHISTGGGASLELIEGKKLPGIEVLRRPE; via the coding sequence ATGGAAGGTTACCTCGAAGGGATCCGGCCCATCCGCGATCTGGAAATCGAGAACAAGCGCGTCTTCATCCGCGTGGACTTCAACGTCCCGCTCGATGAAAACGGCGCCATCACCGACGACTCGCGCATCCGCGAAGCGCTGCCCACCATCAAGCACGCGCTCGAGCGCGGGGCGCGGGTCATCCTGGCGAGCCACCTCGGCCGCCCCAAGCCCGGCAAGATGACCGACGCCGAGCTGAAGAAGCTCTCGCTCGAGCCCTGTGGCTCGCACTTGGCGGGGCTCTTGGGCACCGAGGTGATGATGCCCGAGGACTGTGTGGGCGACGCGGCCAAGAAGGTCGTCTACGATCTTCGGGCCGGGCAAGTCTGTCTCCTCGAGAACCTGCGCTTCCACGCCGAAGAAGAGAAGAACGACGAAGCCTTCGCCCGCGAGCTGGCCGAGCACGCCGAGGTGTACGTGGACGACGCATTCGGCGCCGTCCACCGCGCCCACGCGAGCGTCCACGGCATGGCCAAGACGTTCCGCGACCGCGGCTGCGGCTTCCTCCTCGAGAAGGAAATCCTGGCGCTCGGCAAGCTGGTGACCGCCCCGGACAAGCCTTACGTCGCCGTGCTCGGCGGCGCCAAGGTCTCCGACAAAATCGCCGTGCTCGAAGCGCTGCTGCAAAAGGTCGACGCGCTGCTCATCGGGGGCGCCATGGCCAACACGTTCCTCGCGGCCAAGGGCCTCAACCTGCAAGCCTCGAAGATCGAGACCGACAAGCTGCCGCTCGCGCGCACCATCCTCGAGAAGGCGCGCGAGCTCAAGGTCGACGTGGTGCTCCCCACGGACGTGGTCGTCGCGGGCTCCTTGGGGGCCAGCTCCGGCCAAGTGGTCAACGCCGGCGCCGTTCCCGAAGGAACCATGGCGCTCGACATCGGCCCGAGCTCCCTGCGCGACTTCACCCAACGCTTCGTCAAGGCCAAGACGGTCTTCTGGAACGGCCCCATGGGGCTCTTCGAGAAGGAGCCCTTCGCGGCCGGCACCTTCGGCGTCGCCCGTGCGCTGGCCGAATCCTCGGCCTTCACCGTGGTGGGCGGCGGCGACAGCGCGGCCGCCGTCTACGCCGCGGGGGATGCCGTCGCCAAAAAGATGGGCCACATCTCCACCGGCGGCGGCGCCTCGCTGGAGCTCATCGAAGGCAAGAAGCTCCCTGGCATCGAGGTGCTGCGGAGGCCCGAGTGA
- the gap gene encoding type I glyceraldehyde-3-phosphate dehydrogenase: MTVKIGINGFGRIGRCIVRALNERQVKDLEVVAVNDLADAKTLAHLYNYDSIHGRAEHRAKAVEGAFDIGGQHVKILAEKDPAKLPWKALGVDIVIESTGLFTDKEKAQAHIDAGAKKVIISAPAKNHDVTIVLGVNQAQYKPAEHHIISCGSCTTNCLAPVAKVLLDQFGIKHGLMTTIHSYTNDQPVLDIPHRKGDLRRARAAAVNMIPSSTGAAKALSEVIPALKGKFDGQAIRVPTVDVSLVDLAVETEKPITKDAIHAAMKAAAEGPFKGILGYTEEPLVSSDFIGDPHSSIFDATITQVMGERFAKVFSWYDNEWGFSNRMIELSQLVAKSL; the protein is encoded by the coding sequence ATGACGGTAAAGATCGGCATCAACGGCTTCGGTCGCATTGGGCGGTGCATCGTGCGGGCGCTCAACGAGCGCCAGGTGAAGGACCTCGAGGTAGTGGCGGTCAATGACTTGGCCGACGCAAAGACCTTGGCCCACCTCTACAACTACGACTCCATTCACGGCCGTGCCGAGCATCGCGCCAAGGCGGTCGAGGGAGCGTTCGACATCGGCGGCCAGCACGTGAAGATCCTCGCCGAGAAGGATCCGGCGAAGCTCCCGTGGAAGGCCCTGGGGGTCGACATCGTGATCGAGTCGACCGGGCTCTTCACCGACAAAGAGAAGGCCCAGGCCCACATCGATGCAGGCGCCAAGAAGGTCATCATCAGCGCCCCCGCCAAGAACCACGACGTCACCATCGTGCTGGGCGTGAACCAGGCGCAGTACAAGCCGGCCGAGCACCACATCATCTCGTGCGGCTCGTGCACCACCAACTGCCTCGCGCCGGTGGCCAAGGTCCTCTTGGATCAGTTCGGCATCAAGCACGGCTTGATGACCACGATCCACTCGTACACCAACGATCAGCCGGTCCTGGACATCCCGCACCGCAAGGGCGATCTGCGTCGCGCGCGCGCGGCGGCCGTCAACATGATCCCGTCCTCGACGGGCGCGGCCAAGGCGCTGTCCGAGGTCATCCCGGCCCTCAAGGGCAAGTTCGACGGCCAGGCGATCCGCGTCCCCACGGTGGACGTGAGCTTGGTGGACCTCGCGGTGGAGACCGAGAAGCCCATCACCAAGGACGCCATCCACGCGGCGATGAAGGCAGCCGCCGAAGGCCCCTTCAAGGGGATCCTCGGCTACACCGAGGAGCCGCTCGTCTCCAGCGACTTCATCGGCGATCCGCACTCCTCGATCTTCGACGCGACCATCACGCAGGTCATGGGCGAGCGCTTCGCCAAGGTCTTCAGCTGGTACGACAACGAGTGGGGCTTCTCCAACCGCATGATCGAGCTCTCGCAGCTCGTCGCCAAGTCGCTCTGA
- the ftsH gene encoding ATP-dependent zinc metalloprotease FtsH, with amino-acid sequence MKQSHKTLLLWVLLIIMFLAIWKFLSPEDRRQPVAFSEFLNEVHAGHVDDIKIKEREYIFRVHTGDATKATVQKETVGPLADEALLSTLKPDSKEAPAPKISFEREDASPFWSSTLITLLPMLFIGVMFFLFMRQLQAGGGKAMSFGKAKARMLSDSQNKVTFADVAGVDEAKDEVEEIIAFLKDPKKFQRLGGRIPKGVLMIGPPGTGKTLLARAIAGEAGVPFFSISGSDFVEMFVGVGASRVRDLFEQGKKHAPCIIFIDEIDAVGRHRGAGLGGGHDEREQTLNQLLVEMDGFESNEGVIIIAATNRPDVLDPAILRPGRFDRRITVTRPDVRGREAILRVHAKKTPLAPDVDLETIARGTPGFSGADLENLVNEAALLAARQDKDAVSMTDFEMAKDKVYMGTERRSMVISDEEKRNTAIHEAGHTLISVLISHHDPVHKVTIIPRGPALGVTWYLPKDDRHNLSKEQAESSIAVALGGRIAEEIIFGRLTTGAGNDIEKATDIARKMVCEWGMSEKLGPLAYGKKEEQVFLGRDYGSRQQDYSEQTAVEIDQEVRRIVGDQYKKVYELLALHKEKLESLANALIERETLDSEEISAVFDGRELPKRDRVIIPTYAEKEKAAKEKRKVASIFGGPPKPATSG; translated from the coding sequence GTGAAGCAATCGCATAAAACGCTGCTGCTGTGGGTGCTGCTGATCATCATGTTTTTGGCGATCTGGAAGTTTCTCAGCCCCGAAGACAGAAGGCAGCCCGTCGCGTTCAGCGAGTTCCTCAACGAGGTACACGCCGGCCACGTCGACGACATCAAGATCAAAGAGCGCGAGTACATCTTCCGCGTTCACACGGGCGACGCGACCAAGGCCACCGTGCAGAAGGAGACGGTCGGCCCCCTCGCGGACGAAGCCCTGCTCTCGACCCTCAAGCCGGATTCGAAGGAAGCCCCCGCGCCGAAGATTTCGTTCGAGCGCGAGGACGCCTCGCCCTTCTGGTCGAGCACCCTCATCACGCTTTTGCCGATGCTCTTCATCGGCGTGATGTTCTTCCTCTTCATGCGCCAGCTCCAGGCGGGCGGCGGCAAGGCCATGAGCTTCGGCAAGGCCAAGGCGCGCATGCTGAGCGACTCGCAGAACAAGGTCACGTTCGCGGACGTCGCGGGCGTCGACGAGGCCAAGGACGAGGTCGAAGAGATCATCGCCTTCCTCAAGGACCCGAAGAAGTTCCAGCGCCTGGGCGGCCGCATCCCCAAGGGCGTGCTCATGATCGGGCCCCCCGGCACGGGCAAGACGCTCCTCGCACGCGCCATCGCCGGCGAGGCGGGCGTGCCCTTCTTCAGCATCTCGGGCTCCGACTTCGTGGAGATGTTCGTGGGCGTGGGCGCCAGCCGCGTGCGCGATCTGTTCGAGCAGGGCAAGAAGCACGCGCCCTGCATCATCTTCATCGACGAGATCGACGCCGTCGGCCGTCATCGCGGCGCGGGCCTCGGTGGTGGTCACGACGAGCGTGAGCAGACCCTGAACCAGCTCCTGGTCGAGATGGACGGCTTCGAGTCCAACGAGGGCGTCATCATCATCGCGGCCACCAACCGCCCCGACGTCCTCGACCCGGCCATCCTGCGCCCCGGTCGTTTCGACCGCCGCATCACGGTCACCCGTCCCGACGTGCGCGGCCGCGAAGCCATCCTCCGCGTCCACGCCAAGAAGACCCCGCTCGCACCCGACGTCGACCTCGAGACCATCGCGCGCGGCACCCCGGGCTTCTCGGGCGCCGACTTGGAGAACCTCGTCAACGAGGCCGCGCTGCTCGCCGCCCGTCAGGACAAGGACGCCGTCTCGATGACCGACTTCGAGATGGCCAAGGACAAGGTCTACATGGGGACCGAGCGTCGCTCGATGGTCATCAGCGACGAGGAGAAGCGCAACACCGCCATCCACGAGGCGGGGCACACGCTCATCTCGGTGCTCATCAGCCACCACGATCCGGTGCACAAGGTCACCATCATCCCGCGCGGCCCGGCCCTGGGCGTCACCTGGTACCTGCCGAAGGACGATCGCCACAACCTGAGCAAGGAGCAGGCGGAGTCCAGCATCGCGGTGGCCTTGGGCGGCCGCATCGCCGAGGAGATCATCTTCGGGCGGCTCACCACCGGCGCGGGCAACGACATCGAGAAGGCGACGGACATCGCCCGCAAGATGGTGTGCGAGTGGGGCATGAGCGAAAAACTCGGCCCGCTGGCCTACGGCAAGAAGGAAGAGCAAGTCTTCTTGGGCCGCGACTACGGCTCGCGCCAGCAGGACTACTCCGAGCAGACCGCGGTGGAGATCGACCAAGAGGTGCGCCGCATCGTGGGCGATCAATACAAGAAGGTGTACGAGCTGCTCGCGCTGCACAAAGAGAAGCTCGAGTCCTTGGCCAACGCCCTCATCGAGCGCGAGACGCTCGACTCCGAAGAGATCTCGGCCGTGTTCGATGGCCGCGAGCTCCCCAAGCGCGACCGGGTGATCATCCCCACCTACGCGGAGAAGGAAAAGGCCGCCAAAGAGAAGCGCAAGGTCGCTAGCATTTTCGGCGGCCCGCCGAAACCCGCAACGTCGGGTTGA
- the tilS gene encoding tRNA lysidine(34) synthetase TilS produces MSGPSHPPTLLTLARRTIAHEELLAPGDAVVLAISGGRDSMALLHVMSLLAREPRARYRLLAFGVDHGLRPEAGRELDTARTFALSLNIPFERASVRLDPGGNLQARAREARYHALENAASAFGASVIATAHHAEDRAETFLLRLLQGSRPAGLAVLPPKAEGRIRPLIRADRTTIDAHITRHDIPYADDPSNANPRFARARVRRELMPVLRDLNPKIVQYLCDLADELAPLGEAAAERGHAYPLPRATQIALNELRRTQSRATRIQLPGGLVAMADRTHVWSETAEASVRETPSARRPRHPVPED; encoded by the coding sequence ATGAGCGGCCCGTCGCACCCGCCGACCTTGCTCACCCTCGCGCGCCGCACCATCGCGCACGAGGAGCTCCTCGCACCGGGCGACGCCGTGGTCCTGGCGATCAGCGGGGGCCGTGACTCCATGGCGCTCCTGCACGTGATGAGCCTTCTTGCGCGCGAGCCCCGGGCGCGCTACCGCCTGCTCGCCTTTGGCGTCGACCATGGTCTAAGGCCCGAGGCCGGGCGCGAGCTCGACACCGCGCGAACCTTCGCGCTCTCCTTGAACATTCCATTCGAGCGGGCCTCCGTTCGGCTGGATCCCGGCGGCAACTTGCAGGCGCGCGCCCGCGAAGCGCGCTACCACGCGTTGGAAAATGCCGCCTCTGCTTTTGGAGCCTCCGTGATTGCCACGGCTCACCATGCCGAGGATCGCGCCGAAACGTTTCTTTTGCGCTTGCTCCAAGGATCTCGTCCGGCCGGTCTGGCGGTGTTGCCCCCCAAGGCCGAAGGGCGCATTCGCCCGCTGATCCGCGCCGATCGCACAACCATTGACGCACACATAACGCGTCACGACATCCCCTATGCCGATGACCCATCCAACGCCAACCCACGCTTCGCGCGGGCGCGGGTGCGCCGTGAGCTCATGCCGGTCCTGCGGGACCTCAACCCAAAAATCGTCCAATATCTCTGCGACTTAGCAGACGAGCTCGCTCCTCTTGGCGAAGCTGCAGCGGAGCGTGGACACGCCTATCCCCTGCCGCGTGCGACGCAGATTGCGCTCAACGAACTCCGCAGGACCCAATCGCGCGCCACACGCATCCAACTGCCTGGAGGCCTTGTCGCCATGGCGGATCGGACGCACGTTTGGTCCGAGACCGCTGAGGCATCCGTGCGGGAAACCCCTTCCGCACGGCGACCAAGGCACCCCGTTCCCGAAGACTGA
- a CDS encoding methyltransferase: protein MQTPRKKMRSARSLDPAMELAIVEVAPGGDGVAIVERAGERRAVFVRGAAQGDRIEAKVDFRSRPAHGQLERVLSPGADRVDPACPHAQRCGGCNWMHLTTNAQTRIHLEQLRAALPEAWRETDVRAVPAVTRELGYRTRARVHVRASGGRAIVGMHAPSSHDPVEVDACRVLHPSLERARLGLGALFERAHGTGEVELALGHPAASERPHVLAVRWSSVLPPEVYARFERALSPAGLAGASIVCGEATRPAIIGDPTPWMRGPDGSPLRLAVGGFAQASEEGNHKLAQRVAELASEAMAAATDRTNVVELYAGAGNFTVLLARIPHAQTVAVESNADACRAAQENLSARSLAAKVVLADASSYALPKSLQLLVLDPPRTGARAVAERLRAQPARFVLYVSCDLATLGRDLAILAPVYRPRAIEAFELFPQTSHLETVVLLERHRS from the coding sequence GTGCAGACACCGCGAAAGAAAATGCGAAGCGCGCGCTCCCTCGATCCGGCCATGGAGCTCGCCATCGTCGAGGTCGCGCCCGGTGGCGATGGCGTGGCCATCGTCGAACGCGCCGGTGAACGGCGCGCCGTCTTCGTCCGCGGCGCCGCCCAAGGCGACCGCATCGAGGCCAAGGTCGACTTTCGTTCGCGCCCCGCACATGGCCAGCTCGAGCGCGTGCTCAGCCCCGGCGCCGATCGCGTGGATCCCGCGTGCCCGCACGCCCAGCGCTGCGGCGGCTGCAATTGGATGCATCTTACAACCAACGCGCAGACCCGCATCCACCTGGAGCAACTTCGCGCGGCCCTCCCCGAAGCCTGGCGCGAGACCGACGTTCGCGCCGTGCCCGCCGTCACCCGCGAGCTGGGCTACCGCACCCGGGCCCGCGTTCACGTGCGCGCCTCCGGAGGACGCGCCATCGTCGGCATGCACGCGCCCTCGAGCCACGATCCGGTGGAGGTCGACGCCTGCCGCGTGCTCCACCCGAGCCTCGAGCGCGCGCGCCTCGGCCTCGGCGCGCTGTTCGAGCGCGCCCACGGCACCGGCGAGGTCGAACTCGCCCTGGGCCATCCCGCGGCGAGCGAGCGCCCCCACGTGCTGGCCGTGCGCTGGAGCTCCGTGCTGCCCCCGGAGGTGTACGCGCGGTTCGAGCGCGCCCTCTCGCCCGCGGGCCTGGCGGGCGCCAGCATCGTATGCGGCGAGGCCACCCGCCCCGCCATCATCGGCGATCCCACCCCGTGGATGCGCGGCCCCGACGGCTCGCCCCTCCGGCTCGCCGTGGGCGGTTTTGCCCAAGCATCGGAGGAGGGCAACCATAAGCTCGCCCAGCGCGTCGCCGAGCTCGCATCGGAGGCGATGGCGGCGGCCACCGATCGCACCAATGTCGTCGAGCTCTACGCCGGCGCGGGCAACTTCACGGTGCTCCTCGCGCGCATCCCCCACGCACAAACCGTGGCCGTGGAGTCCAACGCCGACGCCTGCCGCGCGGCGCAAGAGAACCTGAGCGCGCGTTCGCTCGCGGCCAAGGTCGTTCTCGCGGATGCCTCGAGCTACGCCCTGCCCAAGTCGCTTCAGCTCCTGGTGCTCGATCCGCCGCGAACGGGCGCGCGCGCCGTGGCCGAACGCTTGCGCGCGCAGCCCGCCCGCTTCGTCCTCTACGTCTCGTGCGACCTTGCCACCCTCGGCCGCGATCTCGCGATCCTCGCGCCCGTCTACCGGCCCCGCGCCATCGAGGCGTTCGAGCTCTTTCCGCAGACGAGCCACCTCGAAACGGTGGTCCTTTTGGAGCGGCATCGCTCGTGA